From one Triticum urartu cultivar G1812 chromosome 3, Tu2.1, whole genome shotgun sequence genomic stretch:
- the LOC125543894 gene encoding coatomer subunit beta-2, protein MDKPCTLLVHFDKGSAAMANEIKADLEGSDVAAKVEAMKRAVMLLLNGETLPTLFITVVRYVLPSEDHTIQKLLLLYLEIIDKRDAAGRVLPEMILICQNLRNNLQHPNEYIRGVTLRFLCRLSEPEVLEPLVPSILENLEHRHHFIRRHALSAISAIYRLPHGDQLIPDAPELVERALASEQDASARRNAFLMLCLCGQERAVAYLFSNAERVTEWPDLLQMAAVDLIRKVCRSPNRADKGRYIKIIISLLSSPSTAVVYECAGALVSLSSAPTAVRAAANTYCQLLSSQSDNNVRLILLDRLNELRMAHRDVMVDVVMDVLRALSSPNLDVKRKVLDLVLDLLTPRNVEEVVLYLKKEVVKTQSGELEKGGEYRQMLVQAIHACAVEYPEVAGSVVHLLMDFLGDTNVAAAVDVVLFVREIIETNPKLRVSMIQRLSDTFYQIRASRVCSIALWILGEYSLSLSEVESAITTIKQCLGDLPLFTLSEEGETTDSSKPTQPMVNSVTVSSRRPVVLADGTYATQSAATEAISTPPVTAGSLASTLNLRSLILSGDFFLAAVVACTLTKLVLRLEEVQPSKAEANKACTGALLVMTSILQLGLSSYLPQPIDNDSYDRIVLCVRLLCNTGDDVRKIWLQSCRQSFAKMLAEKQFRETEEMKAKSQISHAQPDDLIDFYHLKSRRGMSQLELEDEVQDDLKAATGGFSKETDDANRLNRILQLTGFSDPVYAEAFVTVHHYDIVLDVTVINRTKETLQNLCLELATMGDLKLVDRPQNYTLAPESSKQIRANIKVSSTETGVIFGNIVYETSNVMERSVVVLNDIHIDIMDYISPATCADVTFRNMWAEFEWENKVAVNTVIQDEKEFLNHVIKSTNMKCLTPPSALDGECGFLAANLYAKSVFGEDALVNISIEKQVDGKLSGYIRIRSKTQGIALSLGDKITLKQKGGS, encoded by the exons ATGGACAAGCCGTGCACGCTGCTAGTCCACTTCGACAAGGGCTCCGCCGCCATGGCGAATGAGATCAAGGCGGATCTGGAGGGCAGCGACGTCGCCGCCAAGGTCGAGGCCATGAAGCGCGCCGTCATGCTCCTCCTCAATGGCGAGACCCTGCCGACGCTCTTCATCACCGTCGTCCGCTACGTCCTCCCCTCCGAGGACCACACCATCCAGAAGCTTCTGCTCCTCTACCTCGAGATCATTGACAAGCGCGACGCCGCTGGCCGCGTCCTCCCGGAGATGATCCTCATCTGCCAGAATCTCCGCAACAACCTGCAGCACCCCAATGAGTACATCCGGGGCGTCACGCTGCGGTTCCTCTGCCGCCTCTCCGAGCCGGAGGTGCTTGAGCCGCTCGTTCCTTCCATTCTCGAGAATCTCGAGCACCGCCACCACTTCATCCGCCGCCACGCGCTCTCCGCCATCTCGGCAATCTACCGCCTCCCACACGGCGACCAGCTCATCCCTGACGCTCCCGAGCTCGTTGAGCGCGCGCTCGCTTCTGAGCAGGACGCCTCTGCGCGGCGGAACGCTTTCCTCATGCTCTGCCTCTGTGGTCAGGAACGTGCTGTTGCGTACCTATTCTCCAACGCGGAACGTGTTACCGAGTGGCCCGATCTCCTGCAGATGGCCGCCGTAGACCTCATCCGCAAGGTCTGCCGCTCTCCAAACCGTGCCGACAAGGGCAGGTATATCAAGATCATAATATCCCTTCTTTCTTCTCCCAGCACAGCTGTTGTTTATGAGTGTGCTGGGGCGCTGGTGTCGCTCTCCTCGGCGCCCACTGCTGTGCGCGCTGCTGCCAACACATACTGCCAGCTCCTCTCATCGCAGAGTGACAACAATGTCCGGCTCATTCTCCTGGACCGTCTGAATGAGCTGCGCATGGCACACCGGGATGTGATGGTGGATGTAGTGATGGATGTGCTGCGTGCACTTTCCAGCCCGAACTTAGATGTCAAGAGGAAGGTGCTGGATTTAGTGCTCGATCTGCTCACTCCTCGTAATGTGGAGGAGGTGGTGCTTTACCTCAAGAAGGAAGTGGTCAAGACACAATCAGGGGAACTTGAGAAGGGTGGTGAGTACCGCCAGATGCTGGTGCAAGCGATCCATGCATGTGCTGTAGAGTACCCAGAGGTAGCTGGGTCGGTGGTGCACCTCCTCATGGACTTCCTTGGTGACACTAATGTCGCGGCAGCAGTTGATGTTGTTTTGTTTGTGCGTGAGATCATTGAGACTAATCCCAAGCTGCGTGTGTCCATGATCCAGAGACTGAGTGATACCTTTTATCAGATCCGTGCATCCCGTGTCTGTTCAATCGCTCTCTGGATTCTTGGTGAGTACTCCCTGTCATTATCGGAGGTCGAGAGTGCCATTACTACCATCAAGCAGTGCCTTGGGGATCTACCATTGTTCACTCTCTCAGAGGAAGGCGAGACAACTGATTCCTCCAAGCCAACCCAGCCGATGGTGAACTCTGTCACTGTGTCTTCCAGGCGGCCTGTTGTTCTTGCAGATGGCACTTACGCCACACAGAGTGCTGCTACTGAAGCCATTTCGACTCCACCAGTTACTGCTGGATCATTGGCATCGACTCTGAATCTCAGATCACTCATTCTGTCAGGTGATTTCTTCTTGGCTGCAGTTGTTGCCTGTACGCTTACCAAATTGGTATTGAGGCTGGAGGAGGTGCAGCCATCAAAGGCTGAAGCAAACAAGGCTTGTACTGGGGCCTTGCTGGTCATGACGTCCATTCTGCAGCTGGGGCTATCCTCATACCTTCCCCAACCGATTGATAATGATTCATATGACAGGATTGTGCTTTGTGTGCGGCTGCTTTGCAATACTGGTGATGACGTGAGAAAGATTTGGCTGCAGTCATGTAGGCAGAGTTTTGCCAAGATGCTTGCTGAGAAGCAATTCAGGGAGACAGAGGAGATGAAAGCCAAATCACAGATCTCTCATGCCCAGCCAGATGATCTTATTGATTTCTACCACCTGAAGAGCAGAAGG GGCATGAGCCAGCTTGAGTTGGAAGATGAGGTCCAAGATGATTTGAAGGCTGCAACTGGTGGATTCAGTAAGGAAACAGATGATGCAAACAGGCTTAACCGCATTCTTCAGTTGACTGGGTTCAGTGATCCTGTATATGCTGAAGCGTTTGTGACAGTTCATCATTATGATATTGTACTTGATGTTACTGTCATAAACCGTACAAAGGAGACACTTCAGAACCTGTGTTTGGAATTAGCTACAATGGGAGACCTCAAGCTTGTTGACCGCCCTCAGAACTATACGTTGGCTCCTGAGTCAAGCAAGCAAATTCGTGCTAATATCAAGGTTTCTTCCACGGAGACTGGAGTCATATTTGGGAACATAGTCTACGAGACTTCCAATGTGATGGAAAGATCAGTGGTTGTCCTGAATGATATTCACATTGACATCATGGATTATATCTCACCTGCTACATGTGCAGATGTTACTTTCCGGAACATGTGGGCAGAATTTGAGTGGGAAAACAAG GTTGCCGTTAATACAGTAATTCAAGACGAGAAGGAATTCTTGAATCATGTTATCAAGTCAACAAACATGAAGTGTCTAACACCACC GTCTGCGCTTGATGGTGAATGCGGTTTCCTTGCCGCAAATCTTTATGCGAAGAGTGTGTTTGGAGAAGATGCTTTGGTGAACATTAGCATTGAGAAGCAAGTTGATGGCAAGCTCAGCGGTTACATCAGAATAAGGAGCAAGACTCAAGGAATTGCGCTCAGCTTGGGAGACAAGATTACCCTCAAGCAGAAGGGAGGCAGTTAA